Proteins encoded by one window of Lathyrus oleraceus cultivar Zhongwan6 chromosome 1, CAAS_Psat_ZW6_1.0, whole genome shotgun sequence:
- the LOC127104177 gene encoding uncharacterized protein LOC127104177 — MGNTDVLGLDATEMCLVPGVIILAKFKVPNFEKYKGNSDPMTHIRTYCRKMAAYSSDVQLLMHFFQDFHNGASLDWYMQLEGSHIHTWREMAEAFLKHYQYNTDMAPNRTQLQNLTQRFEESFKEYAQRWRELAARVQPTLIERELVDMFMGNLQGPYLNRMVGSTSSGFSGLVLVGERIENMIKMGKIQNSVSTSSASKKPFVPYGKKMRR; from the coding sequence ATGGGGAACACTGATGTTTTGGGCCTTGATGCGACAGAAATGTGCTTAGTGCCTGGGGTCATCATTCTGGCCAAGTTCAAAGTTCcaaactttgaaaaatataagggaaatagTGACCCTATGACTCACATTAGGACATACTGCCGAAAGATGGCTGCTTATTCTAGTGATGTTCAACTATTAATGCATTTTTTCCAAGATTTCCACAATggagcatctttggattggtatatgcAACTCGAGGGCAGCCATATTCACACATGGAGGGAAATGGCTGAGGCATTCCTCAAGCactatcagtacaacactgatatGGCACCTAATCGAACGCAGTTGCAAAATCTAACTCAAAGGTTTGAGGAgtccttcaaagagtatgcccaacGATGGAGGGAGTTAGCTGCTAGGGTACAACCCACATTGATAGAAAGGGAACTCGTAGACATGTTTATGGGTAACCTGCAAGGTCCATACCTTAATAGAATGGTAGGGAGCACCTCTTCGGGCTTTTCTGGCCTGGTCTTAGTAGGTGAAAGGATAGAAAATATGATTAAGATGGGAAAGATCCAGAACTCTGTCAGTACTTCCAGTGCATCAAAGAAACCTTTTGTTCCCTACGGTAAAAAAATGAGAAGGTGA